From a single Cytophagales bacterium WSM2-2 genomic region:
- a CDS encoding SusC/RagA family TonB-linked outer membrane protein: MTGTVRGGPDELLPGVSILEKGTNNGTVTDANGKFSLKVSESATLVFTFIGMKMREVTVGTQSTLDVTMDADIAELKEVVVIGYGEVEKKDVTSSVSSVSAKQLRDIPINSAAQALAGRLAGVQVIASEGTPNAQVLIRVRGGGSITQDNTPLYVVDGVQVENALSYLAPQDIASINVLKDASATAIYGARGANGVVIITTKGGFKSRPIVSYNGLVGVRELANKLDVMNPYDFVSYQYERSRGNSTAESSFLNSYGAYSDIDLYKKVPFVDWQDKSFGRSAVMQTHNLSVAGGTGSTQYNVSLTSNAEQGVQLGSDFDRQLINARVDQKITSIVKAGLAFRYNHTVVNGAGTSAAGSSSTNRLRQSVKYKPMLFPGQSDYTYDSDYAQETNANSLSLVNPVLLAKAEYQKDIQSVMNISGNVSVDPTKYLTFRTTIGYDLYREQLRSFSDTITNNSMQNGQGKPIASIDSTKRTILNNSNVFIFTLQKLSEAFAKHNKLEVLVGQEIYQTTTNTSYHETHGYQSGIDAVTALNNMSLGQPFINPAKAPTYEVTNRLLSFFGRASYSRDDKYMATVTMRGDGSSKFAQGHQWGYFPSVSLAWRISNEDFFSNIQSALRLSDMKIRASYGKSGNNRIGDFLYLTQFEQYPPYELGGSPVIGYGQKRENGVPSLANSNLKWETTVAQNLGIDMSFFDGRIQASVDVYRNTTQDLLVNTPVPTSSGYSNQLQNVGSTSNRGVEIQLNAVPVTNSSFTWNTTFNISFNKNKVETLGRQQSFLFNSGWANNSPADYTVAVGQPTGMIWGLVTDGFYKVEDFQTDPNTGQFLTTSGGAYILKDGIADDKSVTSLDPKPGVIKYKDFTGPDADGKIRVDDSDRRPLGSANPTFFGGFNNQFTYKHFDLSIYVNFQYGNKVLNANKLEFTSGYTTNSNLLTIMNDRWRNVNAEGTVVTDPATLAAMNANAKIWSPLTGASSFYVNSWAVEDGSFIRINNITLGYSFPAMKINKLKISKLRLYATANNVAVFTKYTGYDPEVNTRRGTPITPGVDYSAYPRSHNYIFGVNVSF; the protein is encoded by the coding sequence GTGACGGGGACCGTTCGGGGCGGCCCTGATGAACTTCTGCCAGGTGTTTCCATCCTGGAAAAGGGAACCAACAACGGAACTGTTACTGATGCAAATGGGAAATTCTCCCTTAAAGTATCAGAATCGGCAACTCTCGTTTTCACATTCATAGGAATGAAAATGCGGGAAGTGACAGTTGGCACACAAAGTACGCTTGACGTGACTATGGATGCGGACATCGCAGAATTAAAAGAAGTTGTAGTCATCGGGTATGGAGAAGTGGAGAAGAAAGATGTGACTTCATCGGTCTCATCTGTTAGCGCTAAACAACTAAGGGATATTCCAATAAACTCGGCAGCCCAGGCTTTGGCCGGAAGGTTGGCCGGTGTTCAGGTGATTGCTTCTGAAGGGACACCCAACGCACAGGTACTCATTCGCGTGCGGGGCGGTGGTTCTATTACACAAGATAATACACCATTATATGTCGTGGATGGTGTGCAAGTTGAGAATGCACTGTCTTATCTGGCACCTCAGGACATTGCTTCTATAAACGTATTAAAGGATGCTTCGGCTACTGCTATTTACGGTGCACGTGGGGCCAATGGTGTTGTCATCATTACGACTAAGGGAGGTTTCAAGAGCAGACCAATTGTATCCTATAATGGATTGGTTGGTGTGCGTGAACTGGCCAACAAGCTGGATGTCATGAACCCGTATGATTTTGTGTCGTACCAATATGAAAGAAGCCGTGGAAACTCAACTGCGGAAAGCTCATTTCTTAATAGTTATGGTGCCTACAGTGACATCGATCTTTATAAGAAAGTCCCATTTGTAGATTGGCAAGACAAGTCGTTTGGCCGCTCAGCCGTTATGCAAACACATAACCTTAGTGTAGCGGGCGGCACGGGCAGTACACAATACAATGTGAGCCTTACTTCCAATGCAGAGCAGGGCGTTCAACTTGGCTCTGACTTCGATCGTCAGTTGATTAACGCGAGGGTAGATCAGAAGATTACATCCATCGTGAAAGCAGGCCTGGCTTTCCGCTACAACCACACGGTGGTGAATGGTGCCGGTACTTCAGCAGCGGGTTCTTCGTCAACGAATCGCCTTCGCCAAAGCGTGAAGTACAAACCGATGCTTTTCCCAGGGCAAAGCGATTACACTTACGATTCGGACTATGCGCAGGAAACAAACGCCAACAGTCTTTCATTGGTGAACCCGGTACTGCTTGCAAAGGCAGAGTACCAAAAAGACATTCAGTCTGTGATGAACATCAGTGGAAATGTGAGTGTTGATCCTACAAAATATTTGACTTTCAGAACGACCATTGGTTATGACCTTTATCGTGAACAATTACGTTCATTCAGCGATACGATCACCAATAATTCCATGCAAAACGGCCAGGGCAAACCTATTGCCTCGATCGATTCTACCAAGCGTACCATCCTGAATAATTCCAACGTATTCATTTTTACTTTACAAAAACTGAGTGAAGCATTTGCCAAGCATAACAAACTGGAAGTTTTGGTTGGACAGGAGATTTACCAAACCACGACCAATACAAGCTATCATGAAACCCACGGTTACCAATCCGGAATTGATGCTGTAACTGCCCTGAATAATATGAGTCTGGGTCAGCCATTCATCAACCCGGCAAAGGCACCTACGTACGAAGTGACCAACCGACTTTTGTCCTTCTTCGGAAGAGCGAGTTATTCACGAGATGACAAGTACATGGCCACGGTAACTATGCGTGGAGATGGTTCGTCAAAATTTGCTCAGGGCCATCAGTGGGGTTATTTCCCTTCAGTGTCATTGGCCTGGAGGATTTCCAATGAAGATTTCTTCAGCAACATTCAGTCAGCGCTTCGGTTGAGCGACATGAAAATACGCGCCAGTTATGGAAAGTCGGGGAACAACCGTATCGGTGATTTTCTGTACCTCACACAGTTTGAACAGTACCCTCCTTATGAATTGGGTGGCAGTCCCGTTATAGGATATGGACAAAAGAGAGAAAATGGCGTGCCATCACTCGCTAATTCAAATTTGAAATGGGAGACAACTGTTGCTCAAAATCTTGGAATTGATATGAGCTTCTTCGATGGAAGGATTCAAGCCTCAGTAGATGTATATAGAAATACTACCCAGGATCTGTTGGTTAATACCCCGGTGCCAACTTCTTCAGGCTACAGCAATCAACTACAGAACGTGGGAAGCACTTCCAATCGCGGAGTCGAAATTCAATTGAATGCAGTACCTGTAACAAATAGCAGTTTCACATGGAATACGACTTTCAATATTTCGTTCAACAAAAACAAAGTTGAAACACTGGGCAGACAACAATCTTTCCTGTTCAACTCCGGCTGGGCAAACAATTCACCTGCTGACTACACCGTTGCTGTCGGACAACCAACGGGGATGATCTGGGGATTGGTGACTGATGGATTTTATAAAGTGGAAGATTTCCAGACTGATCCTAATACCGGCCAGTTTCTGACGACCAGTGGTGGAGCCTATATACTTAAAGATGGTATAGCTGATGATAAGAGTGTGACCTCGCTAGATCCTAAGCCTGGAGTCATCAAATATAAAGACTTTACTGGCCCTGATGCCGATGGAAAAATTCGTGTTGATGATAGTGACCGTAGACCATTGGGTAGCGCCAATCCTACTTTCTTCGGAGGATTCAATAATCAATTCACCTATAAGCATTTTGACTTAAGCATCTATGTGAATTTTCAGTATGGCAATAAAGTATTGAATGCGAATAAGCTCGAGTTCACCAGCGGTTATACTACGAACTCCAACCTGTTGACGATCATGAATGACCGTTGGCGCAATGTAAATGCGGAAGGAACCGTAGTGACGGATCCGGCTACATTGGCTGCAATGAATGCCAATGCAAAAATCTGGAGCCCGCTCACCGGAGCAAGTTCGTTCTATGTGAATTCGTGGGCCGTAGAAGATGGATCTTTCATTCGCATCAACAACATCACACTGGGGTATTCTTTCCCGGCAATGAAAATCAACAAGTTAAAGATCAGCAAGCTGAGGCTGTATGCTACGGCCAACAACGTGGCGGTGTTTACCAAATATACTGGATACGATCCCGAAGTGAACACGCGCAGAGGTACACCGATCACTCCGGGTGTCGATTACTCGGCATATCCGAGAAGTCACAATTACATTTTTGGTGTAAACGTTTCTTTCTAA